In one Leishmania panamensis strain MHOM/PA/94/PSC-1 chromosome 14 sequence genomic region, the following are encoded:
- a CDS encoding hypothetical protein (TriTrypDB/GeneDB-style sysID: LpmP.14.0580), giving the protein MVFLRLSRVPALAIGLTLASPTFSDSGSEAETGTAMQWCYVERSSSYSVSYDVLWSHWATIVTPPPGRLTGSKLALVPYFAEAHHDEDLITWRRLQHYAERATAVLFGEQPANSTTPESRRLCALLAVLNDARAWATRQPTTNPLPVLLSDETSVPQRLLFQWFMFLGIQNASSSQCRPSIELSTEIHAIAFAPGWWAELRTCNSLCSLGQWLDLVSQWLTVRALEAALGLLPSTLQWRTGSASAVETHLLFRADADSSWCCSADLCSRAEGIACPTGKEGGFAHLRLSRWMRYRATASRAAAAPLSLPFIEAALPEISKAEAVLVWVLERLMCAVIGSADGSRKLPCGSATAHALLLEPEAHGVVTCRLHLSSPPHKWQCNGSLAPRVGAPSHSLFPWSSSAPPLGRAAQAPVVAALLSWYAVDFEVVFGRLYRVWRLAQRHHFRCLTGSRNDIGAADAAAPHHNDPWRGVVETAMRCCSGDAGGSAQAHEGPALGLLGHCLLLAMWMSLSVVDVDEGVGVASLSPPLARKGTLYYSSRRNVLHVRDWGTALHLRYVASCLSIDEGQVIYDDTEHAGALQNGAQRRREYCGTVVKQTVSIVVSAFARARTAAVATQARARLQAQSNTRLSCCETHDSPGHTTTASRGAGDSAGSGTCRILDIWDDDGAAAEEGAECVLLSWSCAAAEEASESHEGSPGVTLVQHQQSKQRTGDDAPLASNDLLCSSSLQSSWMDYSIEEFADENESTISQSPASHASAPQAKEDQEQSALDPAVVAPLLDLESHLRELLTRSAVSELLRLVGLAERLARHSCEDVEAAAQPRLVSHARSHSVRMEAQQRSWSSSALHVETVQLHEDEQPPQHAAPAYVDVPLPTPPALASTASSRAAHLREDEASVRRTLCGAEHRLRQWLHVRCTHTGALLLLQSQETHRRLHLSQLWALEQEEWQMRWRTVLVPECVLRSLLSEKAAAGVWKTLPQQEEPQQWQQCGCQPQNGRLSYSSQRHQRDQRCSVAAPKIGTPPAAPTAEEARAHQVFLLYGDVEAIDREAPDRSLKRSPPTRTEASHGSPSCQRNQQESQFRLSAPLRSPSLAMWPRHVPRQRHSIKSGASRPASSCATAGAAHSAVPVLSVSLCEAPSSTPARGSTGRCLNELPLNHRRTDARLACITPPSTAMGWGLLTGNGDALVNREPSSGKSGPQRHGGAHCDDAARRRLSAGGSASVAFAETICTAAALECKRADRGSRSTPLGAVPPAFHTAKEKVAPDADHRISAAPPVPRHTTIHSLSAASVPPRRLRKPVVTWLEDVQQH; this is encoded by the coding sequence ATGGTCTTCCTGCGGCTGTCGCGAGTGCCAGCCCTGGCAATAGGGCTCACCCTCGCCAGCCCCACATTTTCGGACTCTGGTAGCGAGGCCGAGACTGGTACGGCTATGCAGTGGTGTTACGTGGAGCGCAGCTCTTCCTACTCGGTGTCGTATGACGTGTTGTGGTCGCACTGGGCGACGATAgtcacaccaccaccaggcCGCCTAACGGGTTCGAAGCTCGCGTTGGTTCCCTATTTTGCCGAGGCCCACCATGACGAGGACCTCATCACTTGGCGTCGTCTTCAGCACTACGCAGAGAGGGCGACGGCTGTTTTGTTTGGTGAGCAGCCGGCCAACTCTACGACACCCGAGTCCAGGCGTCTGTGCGCCCTTCTCGCGGTGCTCAACGATGCGCGTGCATGGGCGACACGACAGCCCACCACCAACCCACTCCCAGTGCTACTCTCCGATGAGACAagtgtgccgcagcggctgctcttTCAATGGTTCATGTTTCTTGGGATCCAAAATGCATCGTCATCGCAGTGTCGACCCTCGATAGAGCTATCGACTGAAATCCATGCCATCGCATTCGCGCCCGGCTGGTGGGCGGAGCTACGTACGTGCAACTCGCTTTGCTCTCTCGGACAATGGTTGGACCTCGTCTCGCAGTGGCTGACTGTTCGCGCTCTGGAGGCTGCGTTGGGCTTGTTGCCGTCGACGTTGCAATGGAGGACAGGAAGTGCGTCAGCAGTGGAAACACACCTGTTGTTCCGCGCTGATGCTGATTcgagctggtgctgctctgctgacCTGTGTTCCAGAGCTGAGGGTATCGCTTGTCCGACAGGAAAGGAGGGCGGTTTCGCACATCTCCGACTGTCTCGCTGGATGCGCTACCGAGCCACAGCATcgagagcagctgcagcaccgctctctctgcccTTCATCGAAGCCGCGCTGCCAGAGATCTCcaaggcagaggcggtgcttgtgtgggtgctTGAGCGATTAATGTGTGCCGTGATCGGTTCAGCTGATGGCTCGCGCAAGCTGCCCTGTGgctccgccaccgcgcacGCTCTGCTTCTTGAGCCCGAGGCGCATGGGGTCGTGACGTGTCGGCTACACCTCAGTTCGCCTCCACACAAGTGGCAGTGTAATGGCTCGTTGGCACCTCGTGTTGGCGCGCCGTCTCACTCCCTATTCCCTTGGTCGAgctcagcaccgccgctgggGCGCGCGGCACAAGCGCCAGTTGTCGCTGCCCTCCTTTCCTGGTACGCAGTCGACTTTGAAGTCGTCTTCGGTCGTCTGTATCGCGTGTGGCGACTCGCCCAACGCCACCACTTTCGCTGCCTCACCGGCTCGCGGAACGATATTGGGGCGGCGGATGCAGCGGCCCCACACCATAATGACCCatggaggggggtggtggagaCCGCcatgcggtgctgcagtggcgacgctggcggcAGTGCTCAAGCGCACGAAGGCCCTGCACTGGGCTTGCTTGgtcactgcctcctcttgGCGATGTGGATGTCGCTGTCTGTCGTGGATGTCGACGAAGGCGTCGGTgtcgcctccctctcaccaccaTTGGCGCGGAAAGGGACGCTCTACTACTCCAGTCGACGAAACGTTCTGCATGTGCGGGACTGGGGTACGGCCCTGCATCTACGCTACGTAGCCTCATGCTTGTCTATTGACGAAGGCCAGGTCATTTATGACGACACCGAACATGCTGGAGCTCTGCAGAATGGGGCTCAAAGGCGGAGGGAGTACTGCGGGACTGTGGTAAAGCAGACAGTGTCGATCGTCGTGAGCGCTTTTGCTCGTgcccgcaccgccgccgttgccaccCAGGCTCGCGCTCGACTCCAAGCGCAGTCGAACACTCGTCTGTCTTGCTGTGAGACACACGACTCTCCCGGGCACACCACAACAGCCTCCCGTGGCGCTGGTGACagtgccggcagcggcacttgCCGGATTTTAGATATCTGGGACGACGATGGTGCGGCCGCGGAGGAGGGTGCCGAATGCGTCCTTCTgagctggagctgcgccgctgcggaggaggcgagtgAGTCGCACGAGGGCAGCCCAGGAGTGACGCTTGTACAACACCAGCAGTCGAAGCAACGAACAGGTGATGATGCCCCTTTGGCGTCCAACGATCtgctctgcagctcctcgctACAAAGCTCGTGGATGGACTACAGCATCGAAGAATTCGCAGATGAAAATGAGTCCACGATCAGCCAGTCTCCCGCATCACACGCGTCAGCACCACAAGCCAAGGAAGATCAAGAGCAGAGTGCTCTTGATcctgccgtggtggcgccTCTCCTCGACCTCGAGTCCCATCTTCGCGAACTACTGACACGTAGCGCCGTGTCGGAACTGCTGCGGCTAGTGGGCCTCGCCGAAAGACTCGCACGGCACTCCTGTGAAGATGTCGAGGCGGCTGCTCAGCCGCGTCTCGTTAGCCACGCGCGGTCACATAGCGTGAGGATGGAGGCACAGCAACGGTCCTGGAGCTCTAGCGCGCTTCACGTCGAAACAGTGCAGCTTCACGAGGATGAGCAGCCGCCACAACACGCTGCTCCCGCTTACGTGGACGTCCCCTTGCCGACGCCGCCAGCTCTGGCTTCTACAGCCTCGTCAAGAGCAGCGCATCTTCGGGAGGACGAAGCCTCAGTTCGACGCACTCTCTGTGGAGCTGAGCAccgcctgcggcagtggttGCATGTTCGTTGCACGCACACGGGCGctctgctcctgctgcagagcCAAGAAACACATCGGCGTCTGCACCTGAGCCAACTGTGGGCGCTGGAACAGGAAGAGTGGCAGATGCGGTGGCGTACAGTGCTCGTCCCCGAGTGCGTGCTACGCAGTCTTCTCAGCGAGAAGGCGGCCGCAGGTGTGTGGAAAACGTTGCCCCAGCAAGAGGAACCacaacagtggcagcagtgcggTTGTCAACCCCAAAACGGACGTCTCAGTTACTCCTCTCAACGGCATCAGAGGGATCAGCGCTGCAGTGTGGCCGCACCCAAGATCGGCactcctcctgctgcaccgacTGCAGAAGAGGCGCGGGCCCATCAAGTGTTTTTGCTCTATGGAGATGTGGAAGCGATCGACAGGGAGGCGCCAGACCGTAGCTTGAAAAGAAGCCCACCGACAAGAACCGAGGCTTCCCACGGCTCTCCGTCTTGCCAGAGGAACCAACAGGAGTCGCAGTTCCGACTGTCAGCGCCGCTCCGCTCACCATCGCTGGCGATGTGGCCGCGTCATGTGCCTCGGCAAAGGCATTCCATCAAGTCTGGGGCAAGTAGGCCTGCCTCCTCGTGCGCgaccgctggtgctgcccaTTCAGCGGTCCCTGTCTTATCTGTGTCGCTGTGCGAAGCGCCATCTTCGACACCAGCGCGGGGATCAACGGGTCGGTGTCTGAACGAGCTCCCTCTCAACCACCGTAGAACCGATGCCAGGTTAGCCTGTATCACGCCACCAAGCACTGCAATGGGGTGGGGCCTACTGACCGGGAACGGCGACGCGCTCGTCAATCGTGAACCTTCGAGCGGGAAATCGGGACCCCAGAGACACGGAGGCGCCCACTGCGACGAtgcagcgcgccgacgaCTATCGGCAGGAGGGAGCGCGTCGGTCGCTTTTGCAGAGACAAtttgcactgccgctgcattGGAGTGCAAGCGGGCGGACCGCGGGAGCAGAAGTACTCCTCTTGGCGCCGTGCCTCCTGCCTTCCATacagcaaaggagaaggtggcgcCTGATGCTGACCACCGCATCTCTGCCGCTCCACCAGTGCCTAGGCATACCACAATCCATTCGCTCAGTGCAGCTTCAGTACCGCCGCGTCGCCTTCGCAAGCCTGTGGTAACGTGGTTAGAGGATGTCCAGCAGCACTGA
- a CDS encoding hypothetical protein (TriTrypDB/GeneDB-style sysID: LpmP.14.0570), whose protein sequence is MSLSTSPVQLQLCRTPFVLGVGGKWWKEGPPDYTRANRRRMELEQQRIVSSQHLPPIEPTAEQACQLYRRLLKEGYKTLVVTDKDFYRRKVRYELEVTSRQTSSRVRGIMFEKGRWMLENKLGGII, encoded by the coding sequence ATGTCCCTTAGCACATCGCCTGTGCAGCTTCAGCTCTGCCGGACGCCTTTCGTGCTCGGCGTCGGTGGAAAGTGGTGGAAGGAGGGGCCTCCGGACTACACCCGCGCCAACCGCCGGCGCATGGAACTggagcagcaacgcatcGTGTCGAGTCAGCACCTGCCGCCCATAGAGCCGACCGCCGAGCAAGCGTGCCAGCTCTATCGTCGCCTTTTGAAGGAAGGCTACAAGACACTCGTAGTGACGGACAAGGACTTCTACCGCCGCAAGGTCCGCTACGAACTCGAGGTCACCTCTCGCCAGACAAGCTCTCGAGTGCGGGGAATTATGTTTGAAAAGGGTCGCTGGATGCTGGAGAACAAGCTCGGTGGGATCATCTAA